In the genome of Ptychodera flava strain L36383 chromosome 13, AS_Pfla_20210202, whole genome shotgun sequence, one region contains:
- the LOC139147937 gene encoding beta-1,3-galactosyl-O-glycosyl-glycoprotein beta-1,6-N-acetylglucosaminyltransferase-like, whose product MWPIGRSFSSQNLFLCLVICQVVVCMLFVIYRNTQSLEHRLAILTSRWAAREDGFDFPEGPWNVTDSDVVRCSDLINGRFPSEAAINRTIDAIRETVIKDYEFIELTRDCTKFAWERGYYNKPITKEELDFPLAYTILMYRSVHQVEQLLRTIYRPQNIYCIHIDSKSPPLVHIGMERISRCFDNVFIASNLENVYWGTINIVKAERHCQKDLLNRTDVSNWKYLINLTGQEFPLKTNLEIVQILKEFKGQNDIRTLAQPVEEWTYYRHVLEGDTIRQTTLLKTEPPPDKVPVHKGPFFSALARQFVEFLQSDIADKWLEWFNDTKNADESFTQTLASYPNAPGGPGPIGSKAIISRDIVWSSERLRERRPCYGKFVRRVCVHSWRDLVRVSKSIRLFANKFHVEYDGLVLQCLEEAIHNKTHNPPMLTFHFIDDFSSSE is encoded by the coding sequence ATGTGGCCCATCGGAAGAAGCTTCTCATCTCAAAATTTGTTCCTCTGTCTGGTTATCTGCCAAGTTGTGGTCTGCATGTTATTTGTAATCTACCGCAACACACAGTCCTTGGAGCATCGATTAGCAATTCTTACCTCGAGATGGGCAGCGCGCGAAGACGGTTTTGATTTCCCAGAGGGTCCCTGGAATGTGACTGACAGCGATGTAGTTCGATGCAGCGATTTGATAAATGGCCGGTTCCCGTCAGAAGCCGCCATCAACAGAACAATTGATGCCATACGAGAGACCGTGATCAAGGACTATGAATTCATCGAGCTGACCAGAGACTGTACTAAATTCGCCTGGGAACGAGGTTATTACAACAAGCCAATTACAAAGGAAGAGCTAGATTTTCCATTGGCGTACACAATTCTCATGTACAGGTCGGTACACCAGGTAGAGCAACTACTACGCACCATCTACAGACCTCAAAACATTTACTGCATCCACATAGATTCGAAATCTCCACCTTTAGTCCACATCGGTATGGAGAGGATAAGCCGTTGCTTTGACAACGTTTTCATCGCATCAAATCTTGAAAATGTATATTGGGGCACAATAAACATCGTCAAGGCCGAGAGGCACTGTCAGAAAGATCTTCTGAACAGAACAGACGTGAGCAATTGGAAATACCTCATCAACTTGACCGGACAAGAGTTTCCATTGAAAACAAACTTAGAAATCGTACAAATATTGaaagagttcaaaggtcaaaacgATATACGTACTCTCGCCCAACCTGTAGAAGAGTGGACATATTACAGACACGTACTCGAAGGTGACACAATTCGCCAGACAACGCTTTTAAAAACGGAACCACCTCCCGACAAAGTGCCTGTACACAAAGGGCCCTTCTTCAGCGCCCTCGCGAGGCAATTTGTTGAATTCCTCCAGAGTGATATCGCCGACAAGTGGCTTGAATGGTTCAACGACACAAAGAACGCCGACGAGTCATTCACTCAAACTCTGGCTTCCTACCCTAACGCACCTGGAGGGCCCGGCCCGATTGGCAGCAAGGCGATAATCTCGCGGGATATCGTTTGGTCCAGCGAAAGGCTGAGGGAGCGTCGGCCCTGCTATGGGAAATTTGTCCGCCGAGTGTGCGTACACTCGTGGAGAGACCTCGTGCGCGTGTCGAAGAGTATACGATTATTTGCGAACAAATTTCACGTGGAGTACGATGGTTTGGTGCTACAGTGTCTTGAAGAGGCGATACACAATAAGACACACAATCCCCCAATGTTAACATTCCACTTTATCGACGATTTCTCAAGTTCAGAATAG